A stretch of Henckelia pumila isolate YLH828 chromosome 4, ASM3356847v2, whole genome shotgun sequence DNA encodes these proteins:
- the LOC140864322 gene encoding F-box/FBD/LRR-repeat protein At1g13570-like: MRTKGSVMSEVDLISNLPCSIIENILGCLPLRDIVRTSILSREWRYKWITCPEIVFDFWFDQMFLGGHKLETLVHQILKLHKGPLLRFALQVPDLKSSPNIDQWIHMLPKNTLQDLTLHVSRGDNHKLPSDIYTFQNLRNLKLYNCAFNPPSGFKGFSKLENLDLQNVVLVPETFGKFFAACPAVERLRLVHCTSFDCLEIVGQKLKYLEFHGLFRSISFEKCPLLKDVKISFSSMDFKRENRFSIDLVKSLGSLPALEELQLQAYALEDLVEYGAPNKLPVALRTLKTLHLTDMYFEKIQEIACAICFIRSSPDLQKLKITAFTSNVVDSVSEFLRSQKSSDTLTHLKTVSLQLFSGNESEMEFIKYLLSSATELEEMSIAPHSGSVFDEGESILNELKQFPRASPRAEIINSDKKQ, encoded by the exons ATGAGAACGAAGGGTTCCGTTATGTCTGAGGTTGATTTGATTAGCAATCTACCTTGTAGCATAATAGAGAACATTCTTGGATGCTTGCCTCTACGAGACATAGTCAGAACGAGCATTTTGTCGAGAGAATGGAGATATAAATGGATAACATGTCCTGAAATCGTTTTTGATTTCTGGTTTGACCAAATGTTTCTCGGAGGTCACAAACTCGAGACCCTTGTTCATCAAATTCTTAAGCTTCACAAGGGACCTTTGCTCAGATTTGCACTCCAAGTCCCTGATCTGAAAAGTAGCCCCAATATTGATCAGTGGATCCATATGCTTCCAAAAAATACCCTCCAAGATTTAACCCTCCATGTATCTAGGGGAGACAACCATAAGCTGCCTTCTGATATCTATACTTTccaaaatttaagaaatttaaAGCTCTATAACTGTGCATTTAATCCTCCCTCGGGTTTCAAAGGATTTAGTAAACTCGAGAACCTTGATCTTCAAAATGTTGTACTAGTACCCGAAACTTTCGGAAAATTCTTTGCTGCTTGCCCCGCAGTTGAAAGACTGAGGTTGGTTCACTGCACTAGCTTCGATTGTCTCGAAATCGTTGGGCAGAAGTTAAAATATCTCGAGTTTCATGGCTTATTCAGATCCATTTCTTTTGAGAAGTGCCCCCTTCTTAAAGATGTTAAAATATCTTTCTCCTCCAtggatttcaaaagggaaaaccgATTCTCCATAGATTTGGTTAAATCCCTAGGCTCTCTACCCGCACTCGAGGAGCTTCAACTTCAGGCTTATGCCTTAGAG GATCTTGTTGAGTATGGCGCCCCCAACAAACTGCCGGTGGCGTTGAGAACCTTGAAAACTCTCCACCTTACAGATATGTATTTCGAAAAGATTCAGGAAATCGCTTGTGCCATTTGCTTCATCAGAAGCTCCCCCGATTTACAAAAGCTTAAAATCACT GCCTTCACATCAAATGTCGTGGACTCTGTCTCGGAATTTCTCCGATCCCAGAAAAGCTCGGATACATTGACACACCTTAAAACCGTTTCTCTGCAACTTTTCTCTGGCAACGAGTCCGAAATGGAGTTCATAAAATATCTATTATCATCTGCCACTGAACTCGAAGAAATGTCAATTGCCCCCCATTCAGGTAGTGTTTTTGACGAAGGAGAGTCGATATTGAACGAACTCAAACAGTTTCCTAGAGCATCTCCGAGGGCGGAAATCATTAATTCGGACAAGAAGCAATAG